One Arthrobacter sp. zg-Y1110 DNA segment encodes these proteins:
- a CDS encoding NUDIX hydrolase produces the protein MAQIQTEAIRRVDGGVVYSSPYLEVVEDRIIRPDGSSGQYMYTRGGLGVSCIAIADIDGIDHIALVRQHRYPVGEFVLELPGGGADTLTSDHAVRELKEETGLHAETAKLLGTFYEAPGTTTTMGSVWLTRVSMEDADRDFIEGESGAVTEWYSVDEVRDLMGNGGISSGVTLAALAIAFAGGHLS, from the coding sequence GTGGCCCAAATCCAGACAGAAGCCATCCGGCGTGTGGACGGCGGAGTGGTGTACTCCAGCCCCTACCTCGAAGTTGTCGAGGACAGGATCATCCGGCCCGACGGGTCATCCGGACAGTACATGTACACGCGCGGCGGCCTTGGAGTCTCGTGCATTGCCATTGCCGATATTGACGGCATCGACCATATCGCCCTGGTCCGCCAGCACCGGTACCCGGTGGGTGAGTTCGTTCTCGAGCTTCCCGGCGGCGGTGCGGACACCCTCACATCTGATCATGCCGTCCGCGAGCTGAAGGAAGAGACCGGGCTTCACGCTGAAACCGCCAAGCTGCTGGGCACCTTCTACGAAGCACCGGGCACCACCACGACCATGGGGTCGGTATGGCTGACCCGGGTCAGTATGGAAGACGCCGACCGGGACTTCATCGAAGGCGAGTCCGGCGCCGTCACCGAGTGGTACAGCGTCGACGAGGTCCGCGACCTCATGGGCAACGGCGGAATCAGCAGCGGGGTCACCCTCGCAGCACTTGCCATTGCGTTCGCCGGCGGACACCTGTCCTAG
- a CDS encoding HAD domain-containing protein, with protein sequence MINWYSDVDGVYNAYTDHRFDPAPQAASGWDGNWKPMEIGGAFPGWWSEEMVAETNRLTGHPLVVPKWLTTWEEGAPEQLAPALSIAGGADWPVIVGVEYDNPAKWQWWKLAALKNDLAATRPDAFIWIEDDVPFDPNTIVWLQTVAIPHLVISPKTAVGVTRDHIAEIEAFIGEVSMGVRTHGE encoded by the coding sequence GTGATCAACTGGTACTCGGACGTCGACGGCGTCTACAACGCGTACACCGACCACCGTTTCGATCCGGCTCCGCAAGCTGCGTCAGGCTGGGACGGGAACTGGAAGCCGATGGAAATCGGGGGAGCGTTCCCCGGCTGGTGGTCCGAGGAAATGGTCGCAGAGACTAATCGCCTCACCGGGCATCCGCTGGTGGTGCCCAAGTGGCTGACGACATGGGAGGAAGGGGCGCCGGAGCAGCTTGCCCCGGCACTTTCCATCGCCGGCGGTGCCGACTGGCCTGTGATCGTCGGGGTCGAGTATGACAATCCGGCCAAATGGCAGTGGTGGAAGCTCGCCGCCCTGAAGAACGATCTGGCAGCAACAAGGCCGGACGCGTTCATCTGGATCGAGGACGACGTCCCCTTCGACCCGAACACGATCGTCTGGCTGCAGACCGTGGCCATCCCGCATCTGGTGATCTCCCCGAAGACCGCCGTCGGCGTGACCCGGGACCACATTGCGGAAATCGAGGCGTTCATCGGTGAGGTTTCCATGGGTGTCCGCACACATGGGGAGTGA